One region of Cryptosporangium phraense genomic DNA includes:
- a CDS encoding DNA polymerase produces the protein MTAYIRRHGGHTSMIEAPRAGSDLDRAAVYRDLENPVLGLDVETRAIVDGGPGHFGPDAGVRLVQLATPDTAWVFDPTDTRQRALLVEILADPARRFVSHTPYDVLAVWSAFGIALGQRAVDTHLLSKLVNPDERAGHRLKELTARYLDDGLRKAEEALHIRAASLAPAGQRAGDAAMTWAWNHLRADDPSYVVYAGMDAIYVRRLLPVLLQLCAPFAHLVTVEQWLSAQAIGITIRGLALDSDYTRGLLGQVEAEHAAAVDAIADGLGFKATSPKFAGWLDDLGVDGPRTEKTGRLKVTAETLAALVIAIEAGTLQLDDQATALVRARQRVSATSNTIANLRSFLAHADAAGRVHPAINTLRAKTGRMSITHPALQTLNKADTRLRHSFRADPGYTLVSCDFAQVEVRVAAALSRDRTLREVIASGVNIHAATASLMYGPDFTPVQKTLSKRATFGTIYGGGVRALAAQTGVPEHVAAEVIDLWRQTYPGVIAYGHRIARDEVVVTGSGRRIPADPNRTYANSNYSIQSTARDLLVAAVYELVVVHGLDPATLWLFVHDEVILHVPTEDAEDVRQLVKQVMTSTYRGVPIGADAEILGTHWGHLDHPAQVAA, from the coding sequence ATGACCGCCTACATCCGCCGGCACGGCGGCCACACCTCAATGATCGAGGCCCCCCGCGCCGGCTCCGACCTCGACCGGGCCGCGGTCTACCGGGATCTCGAGAATCCGGTGCTCGGGTTGGACGTCGAAACCCGCGCGATCGTAGACGGCGGCCCCGGCCACTTCGGCCCCGACGCCGGCGTCCGCCTGGTCCAACTCGCGACCCCCGACACGGCATGGGTGTTCGACCCCACCGACACCCGCCAGCGCGCCCTGTTGGTCGAGATCCTCGCCGACCCGGCCCGCCGGTTCGTCTCCCACACCCCCTACGACGTACTCGCGGTCTGGTCGGCGTTCGGGATCGCCCTCGGACAGCGGGCGGTGGATACACACCTGCTCTCGAAACTCGTCAACCCCGACGAACGCGCCGGTCACCGGCTCAAAGAGCTCACGGCCCGGTACCTCGACGACGGCCTCCGCAAGGCCGAGGAAGCCCTGCACATCCGGGCCGCCTCCCTCGCCCCGGCGGGCCAGCGGGCCGGGGACGCGGCGATGACGTGGGCGTGGAACCACCTGCGCGCCGACGACCCGTCCTACGTGGTCTACGCCGGGATGGACGCCATCTACGTGCGACGGCTGTTGCCGGTGCTGTTGCAGCTCTGCGCCCCGTTCGCCCACCTCGTCACCGTCGAACAGTGGCTGTCGGCGCAGGCCATCGGCATCACGATCCGCGGCCTGGCCCTCGACAGCGACTACACCCGGGGTCTGTTGGGGCAGGTCGAGGCCGAGCACGCCGCCGCAGTCGACGCGATCGCCGACGGATTGGGGTTCAAGGCGACCTCACCGAAGTTCGCCGGGTGGCTCGACGACCTCGGGGTGGACGGGCCGCGCACCGAGAAGACGGGCCGGTTGAAGGTCACGGCCGAGACCCTTGCGGCTCTGGTCATCGCGATCGAGGCCGGGACGCTCCAGCTCGACGACCAGGCGACCGCGCTGGTCCGGGCACGGCAGCGGGTCTCGGCGACCTCGAACACGATCGCGAACCTGCGGAGCTTTCTCGCGCACGCCGACGCCGCCGGGCGGGTGCACCCGGCGATCAACACCCTGCGCGCGAAGACGGGGCGCATGTCGATCACCCACCCGGCGCTCCAGACGCTGAACAAAGCAGACACGCGCCTTCGGCACTCATTCCGAGCCGACCCCGGCTACACCCTCGTGAGCTGCGACTTCGCACAAGTAGAAGTCCGGGTAGCCGCCGCGCTCTCCCGGGACCGGACGCTGCGGGAGGTCATCGCGTCCGGGGTCAACATCCACGCCGCGACCGCGTCCCTGATGTACGGGCCGGACTTCACACCCGTGCAGAAGACGCTGTCCAAGCGGGCCACGTTCGGAACCATCTACGGCGGCGGAGTCCGGGCACTCGCGGCGCAGACCGGTGTTCCCGAGCACGTGGCGGCCGAGGTCATCGACCTGTGGCGCCAGACCTACCCGGGCGTGATCGCCTACGGCCATCGCATCGCCCGTGACGAGGTCGTGGTCACCGGCTCGGGACGGCGGATCCCGGCCGACCCGAACCGCACCTACGCCAACAGCAACTACTCGATCCAGTCCACCGCGCGGGACCTGTTGGTGGCCGCGGTCTACGAACTGGTGGTCGTCCACGGCCTCGACCCCGCCACGCTCTGGCTGTTCGTCCACGACGAAGTCATCCTTCACGTCCCCACCGAGGACGCCGAAGACGTGCGACAGCTGGTCAAGCAGGTCATGACCAGTACCTACCGCGGGGTGCCGATCGGGGCCGACGCGGAGATCCTCGGCACCCACTGGGGCCACCTCGACCACCCGGCGCAGGTGGCAGCATGA
- a CDS encoding DUF2493 domain-containing protein: MRILVTGSRTWTDARTIATTLDRATDGHPGPHILVHGGARGADTIAATLAGRRGWQVEAHPADWPTCAPDCRPGHRRTRYDGATYCPTAGHRRNAAMVAAGADLCLAFIRANSTGACHCANLAETAGIPVLRRITYVAPGSGAAGGGRA; the protein is encoded by the coding sequence ATGCGCATCCTGGTCACCGGCTCCCGCACGTGGACCGACGCCCGCACGATCGCGACCACCCTCGACCGCGCCACCGACGGGCACCCCGGCCCGCACATCCTCGTGCACGGCGGCGCCCGCGGCGCGGACACGATCGCCGCCACCCTCGCCGGCCGCCGCGGCTGGCAGGTCGAGGCGCACCCGGCCGACTGGCCCACCTGCGCCCCCGACTGCCGACCAGGTCACCGGCGCACCCGGTACGACGGCGCGACGTACTGTCCGACGGCCGGGCACCGGCGTAACGCCGCGATGGTGGCCGCCGGCGCGGACCTCTGCCTCGCGTTCATCCGGGCGAACTCGACCGGCGCGTGTCACTGCGCGAACCTCGCAGAGACCGCCGGGATCCCCGTCCTGCGCCGCATCACCTACGTCGCCCCCGGCTCCGGTGCGGCGGGCGGTGGTCGAGCATGA
- a CDS encoding MazG-like family protein, which yields MTEELLNEDIRVLTDALPAWMWSDASIAPTPELFEVAAAVLGMAAWLDRHDDRPAHARQGLRVLKLAEETGETVAAWIGATGQNPRKGITARAIDVARELADVTFSALTALVSVGGDAAEALTDALMSWGWIVAGEDAGFVSADEVNEWLLRVTRDAGEVCAAFLLDPGPDRDQRLIDHLNDVVVDACNGIAQLGFDPNEVLSGTARVVAGRVLSHPTGPHTS from the coding sequence ATGACCGAAGAACTTCTCAACGAGGACATCCGCGTACTCACCGATGCGTTACCGGCATGGATGTGGTCGGACGCGTCGATCGCCCCGACGCCGGAGCTGTTCGAGGTCGCCGCCGCGGTACTCGGCATGGCCGCCTGGCTCGACCGGCACGACGACCGGCCCGCCCACGCCCGCCAGGGGCTGCGAGTTCTCAAGCTCGCCGAGGAGACCGGCGAGACCGTCGCGGCGTGGATCGGCGCCACCGGCCAGAACCCCCGCAAGGGCATCACCGCCCGCGCCATCGACGTCGCCCGCGAACTGGCCGACGTCACGTTCTCCGCGCTCACCGCGCTGGTCAGCGTCGGCGGCGACGCCGCCGAAGCGCTCACCGACGCCCTTATGTCGTGGGGCTGGATCGTCGCGGGCGAAGACGCCGGGTTCGTGTCGGCCGACGAGGTCAACGAGTGGCTTCTGCGCGTGACCCGCGACGCCGGTGAGGTCTGCGCCGCGTTCCTCCTCGACCCCGGCCCCGACCGGGACCAACGGCTGATCGACCACCTCAACGACGTCGTGGTCGACGCCTGCAACGGCATCGCGCAACTGGGCTTCGACCCCAACGAGGTGCTCAGCGGCACCGCCCGCGTCGTCGCCGGCCGGGTCCTGAGCCACCCGACCGGCCCGCACACCTCCTGA
- a CDS encoding bifunctional DNA primase/polymerase produces the protein MTPRDGELLTAAFGYAGRGWPVFFLGRTKRPVQNCPACPTGAPGHDPAACECLTCHGFHAATLDPARIRAMHAAVPGGKLAIATGLRAGLAVADIDPRNGGAIDHALMPPTYAVSSGGRGWHLYYQHPGGARIPSRELAGHPGVDIKADGGYVVAPPSIHPDTRLPYRVIGGRSVVEMRRPLLDLARATTAAPAPSGPVSPVADGGRISSPPALLAALLAKVGEAPAGRRRTTLYGVARGVARLVSAGHLDRAEAVAILTDAGHAAGQSTRDTAAAIAGGFRAEGVRT, from the coding sequence ATGACGCCCCGGGACGGCGAACTCCTGACCGCGGCGTTCGGGTACGCCGGGCGGGGCTGGCCGGTGTTCTTCCTCGGCCGCACCAAACGCCCGGTGCAAAACTGCCCGGCCTGCCCGACCGGCGCTCCCGGCCACGACCCGGCGGCGTGTGAGTGCCTGACCTGCCACGGATTCCACGCCGCCACCCTCGACCCCGCCCGAATCCGCGCCATGCACGCCGCCGTGCCAGGCGGGAAACTCGCCATCGCCACCGGCCTGCGGGCCGGCCTGGCGGTGGCGGACATCGACCCGCGCAACGGCGGAGCCATCGACCACGCCCTGATGCCGCCCACGTATGCGGTGAGCAGCGGCGGGCGTGGCTGGCACCTGTACTACCAGCATCCCGGTGGCGCCCGGATCCCCTCGCGGGAGCTCGCGGGGCATCCGGGTGTGGACATCAAGGCCGACGGCGGGTATGTCGTCGCGCCGCCCTCGATCCACCCGGACACCCGCCTGCCGTACCGGGTGATTGGGGGCCGGTCGGTGGTTGAGATGCGCCGCCCCTTGCTCGACCTGGCCCGGGCCACGACGGCGGCTCCGGCCCCGTCCGGGCCGGTGTCTCCGGTCGCGGATGGGGGGCGCATCTCCTCACCCCCGGCCCTACTCGCCGCGCTCCTCGCCAAGGTCGGCGAAGCCCCGGCCGGGCGCCGCCGGACCACGCTCTACGGTGTCGCCCGCGGGGTCGCCCGCCTGGTGAGCGCTGGCCACCTCGACCGCGCCGAGGCCGTCGCGATCCTCACCGACGCCGGCCACGCCGCCGGCCAATCCACCCGGGACACCGCCGCGGCGATCGCCGGGGGATTCCGAGCCGAAGGGGTGCGGACATGA
- a CDS encoding single-stranded DNA-binding protein, which translates to MANDTVITLVGNLVDDPELRFTPSGVAVAKFRIASTPRTYDRTTNEWKDGEGLFLTCNVWRQMGENAAETLQRGTRVIVQGRLRQRSYETKDGEKRTVYEVEVDEIGPSLRWATARVNKAARSGSGEASTPAVDPNADPWATTAVPSGDEPF; encoded by the coding sequence ATGGCCAACGACACCGTCATCACGCTGGTCGGGAACCTCGTGGACGATCCCGAACTCCGGTTCACCCCGTCCGGGGTGGCGGTCGCGAAGTTCCGGATCGCCTCGACCCCCCGCACCTACGACCGGACCACGAACGAGTGGAAGGACGGCGAGGGGCTGTTCCTGACCTGCAACGTCTGGCGGCAGATGGGCGAGAACGCCGCCGAGACGTTGCAGCGCGGCACCCGCGTCATCGTGCAAGGCCGGCTGCGGCAGCGATCCTACGAGACCAAGGACGGCGAGAAGCGCACCGTCTACGAGGTCGAGGTCGACGAGATCGGCCCCTCCCTGCGGTGGGCCACCGCTCGGGTCAACAAGGCCGCCCGCAGCGGCTCCGGCGAGGCCAGTACGCCCGCGGTGGACCCGAACGCCGACCCGTGGGCCACCACCGCGGTGCCGTCCGGCGACGAACCGTTCTGA
- a CDS encoding YfjI family protein: MTAADVRQHLSDLDEIDTTPRPGRPAAAPTPAPGPDAMPTVGGWEAPAPVDEIDRIPLPGSTGRYPAPLWAFVDAVAESRQVPRDMVFLLVLSILSTASGGRWRARIRPDWTESLALMTVSAMPSGSLKSPTVKAVAAPLFELERELVEEYAPLVSEKQAAKDFRLAEVERLKRRAGRGDTDETALLDAVRAADEITVPAVPRLVADDVTPEMLAILMCEQGGRMGVLSSEGGLFATLAGRYSSGVPNLDLVLKAWSGDPHRVDRTTRAPIMLNEPFLSIGVTVQPEIIEGLADTRLFRGSGLLARFFFALPKPLLGHRNLEPDPVPAAVADGYGQRIRALARTARRRDGITELPLTVAAQEALHAFRVDHEPRLDPEGGALAEITDWGSKLPGQLARVAALFELFTDPDADAIGDTAMRGALELAPYLTGQALAAFDAINGRRARAARPRAVLTWIRRKNLGEFTVRQARRDLGGQDWATSVDTIRDVLDELEDHGWIRLETPTDQPARAGRPPSARYRVNPATHRTAPVLSFTSTPPSPQHPHTAAG, encoded by the coding sequence ATGACCGCCGCCGACGTTCGTCAGCACCTATCCGACCTTGACGAAATTGACACAACCCCCCGCCCCGGACGTCCGGCCGCGGCACCAACCCCGGCACCCGGGCCGGATGCGATGCCGACCGTGGGCGGGTGGGAGGCCCCGGCACCCGTTGACGAAATTGACAGAATCCCGCTCCCCGGCTCGACCGGCCGCTACCCCGCGCCGCTGTGGGCGTTCGTCGACGCCGTCGCCGAATCCCGGCAGGTGCCCCGCGACATGGTGTTCCTGCTGGTTCTGTCAATTCTGTCAACGGCATCCGGGGGCCGGTGGCGCGCACGGATCCGCCCGGACTGGACCGAATCCCTCGCCCTCATGACCGTGTCGGCAATGCCCTCGGGGTCGCTGAAGTCCCCGACCGTCAAGGCCGTCGCCGCCCCGCTATTCGAGCTCGAACGCGAACTGGTCGAGGAGTACGCGCCGCTGGTCAGCGAGAAACAAGCCGCCAAAGACTTTCGGCTCGCCGAGGTCGAACGCCTCAAGCGCCGCGCCGGCCGCGGCGACACCGACGAAACCGCCCTCCTCGACGCCGTCCGCGCCGCCGACGAGATCACCGTCCCCGCGGTCCCGCGGCTGGTCGCCGACGACGTCACCCCCGAAATGCTCGCCATCCTCATGTGCGAACAAGGCGGCCGGATGGGCGTCCTGTCCTCCGAAGGCGGCCTGTTCGCCACCCTCGCAGGCCGGTACTCCTCCGGCGTCCCGAACCTCGACCTCGTGCTCAAAGCCTGGTCCGGGGACCCGCATCGGGTCGACCGCACCACCCGCGCGCCGATCATGCTCAACGAACCGTTCCTGTCCATCGGCGTCACCGTGCAACCCGAGATCATCGAAGGTCTCGCCGACACCCGCCTGTTCCGCGGCTCCGGGCTGCTCGCCCGGTTCTTCTTCGCCCTCCCGAAACCCCTGCTCGGACACCGCAACCTCGAACCCGACCCCGTCCCCGCCGCCGTGGCTGATGGCTACGGCCAGCGCATCCGCGCCCTCGCCCGGACCGCCCGGCGGCGCGACGGCATCACCGAACTGCCCCTCACCGTCGCGGCGCAAGAGGCGCTGCACGCGTTCCGCGTCGACCACGAACCGCGCCTCGACCCCGAGGGCGGCGCGCTCGCCGAGATCACCGACTGGGGCAGCAAACTCCCCGGCCAACTCGCCCGCGTCGCCGCGCTGTTCGAGCTGTTCACCGACCCCGACGCCGACGCCATCGGCGACACCGCCATGCGCGGCGCCCTCGAACTCGCCCCGTACCTCACCGGCCAAGCCCTCGCCGCGTTCGACGCGATCAACGGCCGCCGCGCCCGCGCCGCCCGGCCCCGCGCCGTCCTGACCTGGATCCGCCGCAAGAACCTCGGCGAGTTCACCGTCCGCCAAGCCCGCCGCGACCTCGGCGGCCAGGACTGGGCCACCAGCGTCGACACCATCCGCGACGTCCTCGACGAACTCGAAGACCACGGCTGGATCCGCCTCGAAACCCCCACCGACCAGCCTGCCCGCGCCGGCCGACCCCCGAGCGCCCGCTACCGCGTCAACCCCGCCACCCACCGCACCGCCCCCGTTCTGTCATTTACGTCAACCCCACCCAGCCCCCAACACCCACACACCGCCGCCGGCTGA
- a CDS encoding DNA cytosine methyltransferase has protein sequence MTSLIGLARPRLLDLFCRAGGASMGYHLAGFDVTGVDKGDHSGAYPFTYHQADAIEFVIEYGREFDVIAGSPPCQLFSQCHRIRRNDHPDLIGPMRDAVLPLGKPYVIENVEDARADLRDPVELCGAMFPELNVYRHRLFESNVPLFVPVHPVHVEPQVKMGRPPRPGHRMHVIGNFSGVAAGRVAMGIDWMTRDDLREAIPPAYTHFLGGQVMAALTGQRAA, from the coding sequence ATGACCAGCCTGATCGGACTAGCCCGGCCGCGGCTGCTCGACCTGTTCTGCCGCGCCGGCGGGGCCAGCATGGGCTACCACCTGGCCGGATTCGACGTCACCGGCGTCGACAAAGGCGACCACTCCGGCGCCTACCCGTTCACCTACCACCAGGCGGACGCGATCGAGTTCGTGATCGAGTATGGGCGGGAGTTCGACGTCATCGCGGGGTCCCCCCCGTGCCAGCTCTTTTCCCAGTGCCACCGAATCCGCCGCAACGACCACCCGGACCTCATCGGGCCGATGCGGGACGCCGTCCTGCCGCTCGGTAAGCCGTACGTGATCGAGAACGTCGAGGATGCCCGGGCAGACCTGCGCGACCCGGTCGAGCTGTGCGGAGCGATGTTCCCCGAGCTCAACGTCTACCGGCACCGGCTGTTCGAGTCCAACGTGCCGCTGTTCGTCCCGGTGCATCCGGTGCATGTCGAGCCGCAGGTGAAGATGGGACGGCCGCCGCGGCCGGGGCATCGGATGCACGTGATCGGGAACTTCTCCGGTGTCGCCGCCGGCCGGGTCGCGATGGGCATCGATTGGATGACCCGCGACGACCTGCGCGAAGCTATTCCGCCCGCCTACACCCACTTCCTCGGCGGACAGGTCATGGCGGCGCTGACCGGGCAGCGTGCGGCATGA
- a CDS encoding helix-turn-helix domain-containing protein, whose product MDLEALPGPAVDAPEAGDDLVLTVEEAAARLRVGRTTMYGLIASGAVETVTIGRLRRVPTASLHTYVEGLRTRGEAA is encoded by the coding sequence ATGGATCTCGAAGCGCTTCCCGGCCCCGCAGTCGACGCGCCCGAGGCCGGTGACGACCTCGTGCTGACCGTCGAGGAGGCCGCCGCCCGGCTACGCGTCGGCCGGACGACGATGTACGGCCTGATCGCCTCCGGTGCCGTCGAGACGGTCACGATCGGCCGACTCCGCCGGGTGCCGACCGCAAGCCTGCACACCTACGTCGAGGGACTGCGAACGCGAGGTGAGGCGGCATGA
- a CDS encoding tyrosine-type recombinase/integrase codes for MTEPKRTRRGNGESSIYLGKDGKWHGRVTVGVKDDGKEDRRHVERKTRTEVVNAVRELEKQRDAGRVPKPGERWTLGKWLTHWLKEVALPSVSENTYAGYEVDVRVHLIPGLGAHRLTGPNRLQPDHLTRFYTKMQKQGSKPATAHHAHRTVRTALGEAVRRGILTENPAELAKPPRIEEEEIEPYTVEEAQRILLAAKGPNRARWVLALALGLRQGEALGLKWEDVDLDGGYLRIRKNRLRPKYEHGCGGTCGRKAGYCPARKQIRRETKATKSRAGRRTVGLPDELVKLLRKHREEQEALRATAAQLWTAKGYVFTSATGEPIVPNTDYHHWKQLLADAGVRDARLHDARHTAATVLLILGVDGRIVDAILGWEPGGAARMRARYMHVTDPMLSKVAKKVGAALWGSSAEDTT; via the coding sequence ATGACCGAACCGAAGCGCACCCGCCGGGGGAACGGCGAATCCAGCATCTACCTCGGGAAAGACGGCAAGTGGCACGGCCGGGTGACGGTCGGTGTCAAGGACGACGGCAAGGAGGACCGCCGCCACGTCGAGCGGAAGACCCGAACCGAGGTCGTGAACGCCGTCCGCGAGCTGGAGAAGCAGCGCGACGCCGGGCGTGTCCCGAAGCCGGGGGAGCGGTGGACGCTCGGGAAGTGGTTGACGCACTGGCTGAAGGAGGTCGCCCTCCCCTCGGTGAGCGAGAACACCTACGCCGGTTACGAGGTCGACGTGCGGGTGCATCTCATTCCCGGCCTCGGCGCTCACCGGCTCACTGGCCCGAACCGCCTCCAACCTGACCACCTCACGCGCTTTTACACGAAAATGCAGAAGCAGGGCAGCAAGCCCGCGACCGCTCATCACGCGCACCGCACCGTCCGCACGGCGCTCGGTGAGGCCGTGCGCCGCGGCATCCTGACCGAGAACCCGGCCGAACTCGCCAAACCTCCCCGGATCGAGGAGGAGGAGATCGAACCGTACACGGTCGAAGAGGCGCAACGGATCCTCCTCGCGGCGAAGGGACCGAACCGGGCGCGGTGGGTGCTCGCCCTCGCGCTCGGCCTGCGCCAGGGCGAGGCGCTCGGGCTGAAGTGGGAAGACGTCGACCTCGACGGCGGCTACCTGCGGATCCGGAAGAACCGGCTCCGCCCCAAGTACGAACACGGATGCGGCGGCACGTGCGGGCGCAAGGCCGGCTACTGCCCGGCCCGCAAGCAAATCCGCCGGGAGACCAAGGCCACCAAGTCACGCGCCGGACGTCGCACCGTCGGCCTACCCGACGAGTTGGTCAAGCTCCTCCGCAAGCACCGCGAGGAGCAGGAGGCGCTACGCGCGACCGCCGCACAGCTCTGGACGGCGAAGGGTTACGTGTTCACCTCGGCGACCGGTGAGCCGATCGTGCCCAACACCGACTACCACCACTGGAAGCAGTTGCTCGCCGACGCCGGCGTCCGGGACGCCCGGCTGCACGACGCCCGGCACACTGCGGCGACCGTGCTCCTCATCCTCGGCGTGGACGGCCGGATCGTGGACGCCATCCTCGGGTGGGAGCCGGGCGGCGCCGCCCGGATGCGAGCCCGGTACATGCACGTCACCGACCCGATGCTGAGCAAGGTGGCTAAGAAGGTCGGCGCCGCGCTCTGGGGCTCCTCAGCGGAGGACACGACCTAG